The following are encoded in a window of Caldicellulosiruptor danielii genomic DNA:
- a CDS encoding acyl-CoA dehydratase activase-related protein, which produces MKIAIPHSLLYYYYFPLWDTFFKELGFEVVDTGPTTKDILDKGSKAAVADICAPIKIFTGHVIEGLEKADYVFVPRFARIKKPEYFCPKFMGLPDIIEGTVEKSKGRVISPIINEKNNENISSPRGYEILIDMFGFSHREIRLAIKRAEEVFERFKSLMHSGLSCDKALNSYRTGRWEEDLGKVKKDGDVTIAVLGYVYDVYDSFISMDVVKKLETLGVNIKTFEMVPQEVAYESLKHYRKRLFWTFSNRVLGAGLYYLKDPDVDGIIHVTAFGCGPDAIVGRFLQFESDVAGKPFTTLRVDEHTGEGHMVTRIEAFVDMLRRKKWAKLSEVL; this is translated from the coding sequence ATGAAAATTGCTATTCCGCATTCGCTTTTGTATTATTACTATTTTCCTTTATGGGATACATTTTTCAAAGAACTCGGGTTTGAGGTTGTGGACACAGGTCCAACAACCAAAGATATTCTTGATAAAGGTTCCAAGGCTGCTGTTGCTGACATCTGTGCGCCTATCAAAATATTTACAGGACATGTTATTGAGGGGCTTGAAAAGGCTGATTATGTCTTTGTTCCAAGGTTTGCGAGGATAAAAAAGCCGGAATATTTTTGTCCAAAGTTTATGGGGCTTCCAGACATAATTGAGGGAACAGTAGAAAAAAGTAAAGGAAGAGTTATCTCACCCATAATAAACGAAAAAAACAACGAGAATATAAGCTCACCAAGGGGTTATGAAATCCTAATTGATATGTTTGGATTTTCTCACAGGGAGATACGACTTGCGATAAAAAGAGCAGAAGAGGTTTTTGAAAGGTTTAAAAGTCTGATGCACAGTGGTCTTTCTTGTGACAAAGCACTGAATAGCTACAGAACGGGTAGATGGGAAGAAGATTTGGGAAAGGTAAAAAAAGATGGTGATGTGACAATTGCTGTTTTAGGATATGTATATGATGTGTATGATTCTTTCATAAGCATGGATGTTGTAAAAAAACTTGAAACCTTAGGTGTAAATATAAAAACATTTGAGATGGTACCCCAAGAGGTTGCATACGAGAGTTTAAAACACTATAGAAAAAGACTTTTTTGGACATTTTCGAATAGAGTACTTGGTGCCGGACTTTACTACCTAAAAGATCCAGATGTGGATGGTATAATCCATGTGACGGCTTTCGGATGTGGACCTGATGCAATTGTGGGAAGGTTTTTGCAATTTGAGAGCGATGTTGCAGGAAAGCCTTTTACCACTTTGAGAGTGGATGAGCACACAGGAGAAGGGCATATGGTCACAAGGATAGAAGCCTTTGTTGACATGCTCAGACGAAAAAAGTGGGCAAAATTGTCGGAGGTATTGTAA
- a CDS encoding 2-hydroxyacyl-CoA dehydratase produces MKVSFPYMGSAIVYKKLFEFLEHEVIMPPKPTQRTMDLGVKYSPEFACIPLKMVMGTYLEAIEKGAKVLVTSGGHGPCRAGFYGDTHRNILKSLGYDDIELIIFDAPQDSWRAFFRNVQKIRNGVPWHKVINRMYTLYRFVQKLDELEKMVQKIRPYEVNKGQTTQVWNQIQERFDKIKTRKELYKVYEECKQLLFSIPTRKVDEKDRIRVGIVGEIYVVMESSINFGIEEILGNLGVEVERSLYLFEWINDNLVPWILRPKRFKEIIKKGQRYIKILIGGHAVETVGHIIDFKERGFDGIVHLMPFACLPELVTQSLIPKISKEVDIPILSLPIDEQTGKANMLTRIEAFIDLLKNRKRGKTKEVFIDNIQEHVQEERVVMV; encoded by the coding sequence ATGAAGGTATCGTTTCCGTACATGGGCTCTGCCATAGTGTACAAAAAGCTTTTTGAGTTTTTGGAACATGAAGTAATAATGCCGCCAAAACCAACGCAAAGGACAATGGACCTTGGTGTCAAATACTCACCAGAGTTTGCTTGCATTCCTCTTAAAATGGTCATGGGAACATATTTAGAAGCCATTGAAAAAGGTGCAAAAGTGCTTGTGACATCTGGTGGTCATGGTCCGTGCAGAGCAGGTTTTTATGGTGACACTCACAGAAATATATTGAAATCTCTGGGCTATGACGATATTGAGCTTATAATCTTTGATGCTCCACAGGATAGCTGGAGGGCATTTTTCAGAAATGTTCAAAAAATCAGAAATGGAGTTCCATGGCATAAGGTCATAAACAGGATGTACACGTTATACAGATTTGTCCAGAAACTTGATGAGCTTGAGAAGATGGTTCAAAAAATAAGACCGTATGAGGTCAACAAAGGTCAAACAACTCAGGTTTGGAATCAAATCCAAGAAAGGTTTGACAAGATAAAGACAAGAAAAGAGCTGTATAAGGTTTATGAAGAGTGCAAGCAGTTGCTTTTTAGTATCCCAACAAGGAAGGTTGACGAAAAAGACAGAATAAGAGTCGGAATTGTAGGCGAGATTTATGTTGTGATGGAAAGTTCTATTAATTTTGGGATAGAAGAGATTTTGGGCAATCTTGGTGTTGAGGTAGAAAGAAGCTTGTATCTTTTTGAGTGGATAAACGACAATCTGGTCCCATGGATTTTGAGACCCAAGAGGTTTAAAGAGATTATAAAAAAGGGGCAAAGATATATCAAGATTTTAATTGGTGGTCATGCGGTTGAGACTGTGGGACATATTATAGACTTTAAAGAGAGAGGGTTTGACGGAATTGTTCATCTTATGCCCTTTGCATGTTTACCAGAACTTGTAACCCAGAGTTTAATTCCAAAGATATCAAAAGAGGTTGACATTCCAATTCTATCGCTTCCAATAGATGAGCAGACTGGAAAGGCAAATATGCTTACCAGGATAGAAGCCTTTATTGACCTTTTGAAAAATAGGAAAAGAGGAAAAACAAAAGAAGTTTTTATTGACAACATACAAGAACATGTTCAAGAAGAAAGGGTTGTAATGGTATGA
- a CDS encoding acyl-CoA dehydratase activase, which yields MKEIYIGVDVGSVSTNVVAIDRNVNVLFKTYIRTNGQPIDSVKEGVKQLREALGDVEVLGVGTTGSGRQLAGAILGADVVKNEITAHAIATIHFVPDVRTIFEIGGQDSKIIIIKDQMVVDFAMNTVCAAGTGSFLDHQAERLKIPIEQFGDLALSATRPVRIAGRCTVFAESDMIAKQQFGFSKAEIIRGLCDALVRNYLNNVGRGKNLEPPFVFQGGVAANKGIRAAFERELQSKIIVPEHFNVMGAIGSAILAKNYIEKTNAKTNFRGFDAADIDFSTASFECKGCSNRCEVVKVSMEGKVIAMWGDRCGKWTNSL from the coding sequence ATGAAGGAAATCTACATAGGGGTTGACGTGGGTTCTGTTTCAACTAACGTTGTTGCCATTGATAGAAATGTAAACGTACTTTTTAAGACATATATAAGAACAAATGGACAGCCTATAGATTCTGTCAAAGAAGGTGTAAAGCAGTTAAGAGAAGCTTTAGGTGATGTAGAGGTTTTAGGAGTAGGTACAACTGGGTCTGGAAGACAGCTTGCAGGTGCTATCTTGGGTGCTGACGTTGTAAAGAATGAAATTACAGCCCATGCAATAGCCACAATTCATTTTGTACCGGATGTGAGGACTATTTTTGAAATAGGTGGCCAGGACTCAAAGATAATAATTATAAAGGACCAGATGGTTGTAGATTTTGCAATGAACACCGTATGCGCTGCAGGTACAGGTTCGTTTTTGGACCATCAGGCAGAAAGGCTCAAAATCCCTATTGAGCAGTTTGGTGATTTGGCACTTTCTGCAACACGGCCAGTTCGAATTGCGGGAAGATGCACAGTGTTTGCAGAGTCTGACATGATTGCGAAGCAACAGTTTGGCTTTTCAAAAGCCGAGATAATAAGAGGTCTTTGCGATGCTCTTGTGAGAAATTATTTGAACAATGTTGGAAGAGGCAAGAATTTGGAACCACCCTTTGTTTTTCAAGGTGGTGTTGCAGCGAACAAGGGTATCAGAGCTGCATTCGAAAGAGAACTTCAAAGCAAGATTATTGTACCTGAACATTTCAATGTGATGGGGGCAATAGGTAGCGCCATTTTAGCTAAGAATTACATAGAAAAGACAAATGCAAAAACAAATTTTAGAGGGTTTGATGCTGCCGATATTGACTTTTCGACGGCATCTTTTGAGTGCAAGGGCTGTTCGAACAGGTGTGAGGTTGTAAAAGTATCTATGGAAGGCAAGGTCATTGCAATGTGGGGTGACAGGTGCGGCAAGTGGACAAATTCGCTGTAA
- a CDS encoding M20/M25/M40 family metallo-hydrolase, protein MCALESYSGKEEELKEFVENELSEMLVFYDDDLKNNLFGERGKNPKVLLNAHLDSVGSEHVGKNWMFEVVYDERTGRIKGNGVRPIGADDRCGIAVILALLRFTDYSFKFLFTTSCEDEHQGVKFFIENHQEFFKGVNLVIGLDRRGFGDVVCSYAGKDVCFKNECIDKVIDIGKSLGIPAKKEKSPHVADIRFIADRFGISSFCLSVGYYNPHTISEYAVLDEVVKTYEWMCKILECVQ, encoded by the coding sequence ATGTGTGCTTTAGAGTCGTATTCGGGCAAAGAAGAAGAGTTAAAAGAGTTTGTTGAAAATGAACTTTCTGAGATGCTGGTCTTTTATGATGATGACCTTAAAAACAACCTATTTGGTGAAAGAGGCAAAAATCCCAAGGTACTTTTAAATGCTCATCTTGACTCTGTTGGTAGTGAACATGTGGGTAAAAACTGGATGTTTGAAGTAGTTTATGATGAAAGGACTGGCAGAATAAAAGGAAATGGTGTACGTCCTATAGGTGCTGACGACAGATGCGGTATTGCTGTTATCTTGGCTCTTCTGAGGTTCACTGATTATTCATTCAAGTTTCTTTTTACCACATCCTGTGAAGATGAACACCAGGGTGTAAAGTTCTTTATTGAAAATCATCAAGAATTTTTCAAGGGCGTAAACCTTGTGATTGGTCTTGACAGAAGAGGGTTTGGGGATGTTGTGTGCAGCTATGCCGGAAAAGACGTGTGTTTTAAGAATGAGTGTATTGATAAAGTGATAGACATAGGAAAATCCTTAGGAATTCCTGCTAAGAAAGAAAAAAGTCCGCACGTTGCCGACATAAGGTTTATTGCAGACAGGTTTGGGATTAGCAGTTTTTGTCTTTCTGTTGGATATTATAACCCTCACACAATATCTGAGTATGCTGTTTTGGATGAGGTTGTCAAGACATATGAATGGATGTGTAAAATCTTGGAGTGTGTACAGTGA
- the ilvE gene encoding branched-chain-amino-acid transaminase — protein sequence MEEKLIYIDGEFYKKSEAKISVFDHGFLYGDGVFEGIRVYNGKIFKCKEHVDRLYQAAKAIYMEIPISKEEMIEALKKTCRINNIREGYIRLVVSRGVGDLGLSPTKCPKPTIVIIADSIILYPQEMYEKGMKVITASTRRNSPQCLDPQIKSLNYLNNILAKIEANRAGVPEAIMLTQDGYVTECTGDNIFIVKDGELITPPVYLGALDGITRRTVMALAKDLGIPVYEKVFTLYNLYNADECFFTGTAAEVIAVTEVDGRKIGNGEVGPITKKLMEEFKKLTLVDGVDIYE from the coding sequence ATGGAAGAAAAACTAATATACATTGATGGGGAGTTTTACAAAAAATCAGAAGCTAAAATTTCAGTGTTTGACCATGGTTTTTTGTACGGTGATGGTGTATTTGAAGGAATAAGGGTATATAATGGCAAAATTTTTAAGTGCAAAGAACATGTGGACAGGCTATACCAGGCTGCAAAGGCCATCTACATGGAAATTCCAATCTCAAAAGAGGAGATGATTGAAGCGCTAAAGAAGACTTGTAGGATAAACAATATCAGGGAAGGATATATCAGGCTTGTTGTATCGCGTGGAGTTGGAGATTTGGGGCTTTCACCAACAAAGTGTCCAAAACCGACAATTGTAATAATTGCTGATTCAATCATTTTATATCCACAGGAAATGTATGAAAAGGGAATGAAGGTTATCACTGCTTCAACAAGAAGGAATAGTCCTCAGTGTTTAGACCCTCAGATAAAGTCTTTAAACTATCTCAACAACATCCTCGCAAAGATTGAAGCAAACAGAGCCGGAGTTCCTGAGGCTATAATGCTCACACAAGATGGCTATGTGACAGAGTGCACAGGAGACAACATCTTCATTGTCAAGGATGGTGAGCTTATCACACCACCTGTGTATCTTGGAGCTTTGGATGGTATTACAAGAAGAACTGTTATGGCTTTGGCGAAAGATCTGGGGATACCTGTGTATGAAAAGGTATTTACACTCTACAACCTCTACAATGCTGATGAGTGCTTCTTTACAGGCACAGCAGCGGAGGTTATTGCTGTGACCGAGGTTGACGGTAGAAAGATTGGAAATGGTGAGGTTGGACCAATCACCAAAAAGCTAATGGAAGAGTTCAAAAAGCTCACCCTTGTTGATGGTGTTGACATATACGAATAA
- the ilvD gene encoding dihydroxy-acid dehydratase: MRSDIVKKGFEKAPQRSLFKAMGYTDEEIRRPLIAVVNSWNEVVPGHIHLDRIAEAVKAGIRLAGATPMEFNVIGVCDGIAMGHIGMKYSLITRELIADSIEAMAMAHQFDGMVLIPNCDKIVPGMLMAAARVNIPAILVSGGPMLAGRVGDKVCDLNSVFEGVGAYSAGKISEEDLYALEENACPGCGSCSGMFTANTMNCLSEALGMALVGNGTIPAVMAARIRLAKMAGMKIVELVEKDIKPSDILTIEAFENALTVDMALGGSTNTILHLPAIANELGIKLNLDIINDISDRTPNLCKLSPAGHYHIEDLYFAGGVQAVMNELSKKGLIHLNLLTVTGKTVEENIKDAKVKDYNVIRPIDNPYSETGGLVIVRGNLAPDGAVVKKSAVPPKLMKHRGPARVFESGEEVFEAILKGKIQKGDVIVIRYEGPKGGPGMREMLSPTSALAGVGLIEDVALITDGRFSGATRGACFGHVSPEAAERGPIAAVQDGDIISIDIDNKTLTLEVPEEEIKRRLEGLPPFEPKVKKGYLYRYSKLVRSASTGAILE; encoded by the coding sequence ATGAGAAGTGATATTGTCAAGAAAGGATTTGAAAAGGCTCCTCAGCGTTCGCTTTTCAAAGCAATGGGATACACTGATGAAGAGATAAGAAGACCACTTATTGCAGTTGTAAATTCATGGAATGAAGTTGTACCAGGGCACATTCATCTTGATAGGATTGCAGAGGCAGTAAAAGCGGGTATCAGGCTGGCCGGGGCAACTCCAATGGAGTTTAACGTCATAGGTGTTTGTGATGGTATTGCAATGGGTCATATTGGCATGAAGTACTCTCTTATCACAAGAGAGCTCATTGCAGACTCAATTGAAGCAATGGCAATGGCACATCAGTTTGACGGCATGGTCTTGATTCCAAACTGCGACAAAATCGTCCCTGGAATGCTCATGGCAGCAGCAAGGGTGAATATCCCAGCTATTTTGGTAAGCGGTGGACCTATGCTTGCAGGAAGAGTTGGTGATAAGGTATGTGACCTCAACTCTGTATTCGAAGGTGTGGGGGCATATTCTGCAGGCAAGATTTCTGAAGAGGATTTATATGCCTTAGAAGAAAATGCATGCCCGGGCTGTGGTTCTTGTTCAGGAATGTTTACAGCAAACACAATGAACTGTTTGAGCGAAGCGCTTGGTATGGCTCTTGTGGGCAATGGTACAATTCCAGCTGTTATGGCAGCACGAATCCGTCTTGCTAAAATGGCTGGAATGAAGATAGTTGAGCTTGTTGAAAAGGATATAAAGCCATCTGATATTTTGACAATTGAAGCATTTGAAAATGCCTTGACAGTTGATATGGCGCTTGGAGGCTCAACAAACACCATATTACACCTTCCAGCTATTGCAAATGAATTAGGGATAAAACTTAACCTTGATATTATAAACGACATCAGTGACAGAACACCAAACCTTTGCAAACTCTCACCTGCAGGGCATTACCATATCGAGGACCTTTACTTTGCGGGCGGCGTTCAAGCTGTTATGAATGAGCTTTCTAAAAAAGGTTTGATTCATTTAAATCTTTTGACAGTTACAGGGAAAACTGTGGAAGAAAATATCAAAGATGCAAAAGTTAAAGATTACAATGTAATCAGGCCAATTGACAATCCATATTCTGAAACAGGTGGGCTTGTGATTGTAAGAGGCAACCTTGCACCCGATGGTGCTGTTGTCAAAAAAAGTGCTGTGCCGCCAAAGCTGATGAAGCACAGAGGACCGGCGCGCGTGTTTGAAAGCGGCGAAGAAGTGTTTGAGGCAATCTTGAAAGGGAAAATTCAAAAAGGAGATGTTATTGTTATAAGGTATGAAGGGCCAAAAGGTGGACCGGGGATGAGAGAGATGCTCTCACCCACATCAGCATTGGCAGGTGTTGGGCTAATTGAAGATGTTGCACTCATCACCGATGGAAGGTTTTCCGGTGCAACACGAGGCGCTTGTTTTGGCCATGTATCGCCGGAGGCAGCAGAGAGAGGTCCAATTGCAGCTGTGCAAGATGGAGATATCATCTCGATTGATATAGATAATAAAACTCTTACTTTAGAAGTTCCTGAAGAAGAAATAAAAAGAAGGCTTGAAGGCCTTCCACCATTTGAGCCAAAAGTGAAGAAAGGTTATCTTTACAGATACTCAAAACTTGTAAGGTCGGCATCAACCGGTGCTATACTTGAATAA
- the ilvB gene encoding biosynthetic-type acetolactate synthase large subunit — MKLTGAEIIVECLKEQGVKEVFGYPGGAALNIYDALYKHQDEIKHYLTSHEQHASHAADGYARASGKVGVVFTTSGPGATNIVTGIATAYMDSVPVIAITGQVPTNLLGKDSFQEVDITGITMPITKHNFIVKDVNVLADTIRRAFEIAQSGRPGPVLIDVCKDVTAAYAEYEKKEPKKIKKKVFATQEEIEKAIEIINSSQRPFICSGGGVISSEASDELIQFVEKLNAPVATTLMGVGGFPSTHPNYTGLVGMHGSRASNYAVSHCDLLIAVGARFSDRVISKVDRFAPNAKIIHIDIDPAEIDKNVSTDIALIGDVKQILKILIGNIEKKTNTEWIDMIYEWKKNYPLSYPNDGRLHPQYVVERISELTNHDAIITTEVGQNQIWAAQFYKYQRPRQFISSGGLGTMGYGFGAAIGAKIARPDKVVIDIAGDGSFRMNCGELATAVHYNIPVIVALLNNGVLGMVRQWQDLFYGKRFSQTTLDRPPDFVKLADAYGALGIRVTSPDEVDRAILKALESGRPTVIDFVIDKDEKALPIVPPGAPIDEIID, encoded by the coding sequence TTGAAGCTGACAGGTGCCGAAATTATTGTTGAGTGTTTAAAAGAACAAGGGGTAAAAGAGGTATTTGGATATCCTGGTGGTGCGGCGTTGAATATCTATGATGCGCTCTATAAACATCAAGATGAGATAAAACACTATTTGACATCACACGAACAGCATGCCTCACATGCAGCAGACGGGTATGCAAGAGCATCTGGCAAGGTTGGGGTTGTGTTTACAACATCAGGGCCAGGTGCTACAAATATCGTCACAGGTATTGCAACAGCCTACATGGACTCAGTTCCAGTTATAGCAATAACAGGTCAGGTGCCAACGAACTTGCTTGGCAAAGACTCGTTCCAAGAGGTTGATATAACAGGTATTACTATGCCAATTACAAAGCACAATTTTATTGTAAAAGATGTAAATGTTTTAGCCGATACCATTCGACGTGCATTTGAAATTGCGCAAAGTGGAAGACCAGGACCTGTTTTAATTGATGTTTGCAAAGATGTGACAGCAGCATACGCTGAGTATGAGAAAAAAGAGCCAAAAAAGATTAAGAAAAAGGTTTTTGCAACTCAAGAGGAGATTGAAAAGGCAATAGAAATTATAAACTCAAGCCAAAGACCTTTTATTTGTTCTGGCGGAGGGGTTATTTCGTCTGAAGCGTCAGATGAGCTCATTCAATTTGTAGAGAAGTTAAATGCGCCAGTTGCAACAACTTTGATGGGTGTTGGTGGATTTCCGTCAACACATCCAAACTATACAGGGCTTGTTGGAATGCATGGAAGTCGTGCTTCTAACTATGCAGTTTCACACTGTGACCTTTTGATTGCTGTTGGTGCAAGGTTTTCAGATAGGGTAATCAGCAAGGTTGACAGGTTTGCACCAAATGCCAAGATCATCCATATTGATATTGACCCAGCTGAGATAGATAAAAATGTAAGCACGGATATTGCCTTAATTGGAGATGTAAAGCAAATTCTAAAGATTTTGATTGGTAATATTGAGAAGAAGACCAATACTGAATGGATAGATATGATATATGAATGGAAGAAAAACTATCCTTTGAGCTATCCAAATGATGGCAGGCTTCATCCACAATATGTGGTTGAGAGAATTTCTGAGCTTACCAATCACGATGCAATAATCACAACAGAGGTTGGGCAAAACCAGATTTGGGCAGCACAATTCTACAAATATCAAAGACCAAGGCAGTTTATCTCATCAGGTGGGCTTGGCACAATGGGTTATGGCTTTGGTGCAGCAATTGGAGCAAAGATAGCAAGACCAGACAAAGTAGTAATTGATATTGCAGGGGATGGAAGCTTCAGGATGAACTGCGGTGAGCTTGCAACAGCTGTTCACTACAACATTCCTGTGATAGTTGCACTGCTTAACAATGGCGTTTTGGGAATGGTTCGACAGTGGCAGGACCTTTTCTATGGCAAGAGGTTTTCTCAGACAACCCTTGACAGACCGCCCGATTTTGTAAAGCTTGCAGATGCATACGGTGCGCTTGGTATAAGGGTTACCTCACCGGATGAGGTTGACAGGGCTATTTTAAAAGCACTTGAGTCTGGACGACCAACTGTGATTGACTTTGTAATTGACAAGGACGAAAAGGCACTACCAATTGTCCCACCCGGTGCACCCATCGATGAGATTATTGACTAA
- a CDS encoding ABC transporter ATP-binding protein gives MKAIEVRNLTKIIKGKVILDNVNLELDEGKIYGFYGRNGSGKTMLFRAICGLIKPTSGEIIVFGKRIGRDISFPESVGVIIENVDLWDSLTGFQNLKLLASIKNVITDDEIKNAIKRVGLDPEDKRPYKKYSLGMKQRLKIAQAIMERPKLIVLDEPTNSLDEDGVKLVRQILIEEKTRGATILLASHIKEDINLLCDYKFKVDSGKVYFSEEGNKDE, from the coding sequence ATGAAAGCAATAGAAGTAAGAAATTTAACAAAGATAATCAAAGGAAAAGTTATCCTGGATAATGTTAATCTTGAACTTGACGAAGGAAAGATTTATGGATTTTATGGTAGGAATGGTTCGGGTAAAACTATGTTATTTAGAGCTATATGTGGTTTGATAAAACCAACATCTGGAGAGATTATTGTTTTTGGGAAGAGGATAGGGAGAGATATTTCTTTTCCTGAGAGTGTAGGGGTAATTATAGAAAATGTTGACTTGTGGGATAGTTTAACTGGCTTTCAAAATCTCAAACTGCTGGCTTCTATCAAAAATGTAATTACTGATGATGAGATCAAAAATGCGATAAAAAGAGTTGGGCTTGATCCAGAAGATAAAAGACCATATAAGAAATATTCGCTTGGCATGAAACAAAGATTAAAAATTGCACAAGCTATAATGGAAAGACCTAAATTGATTGTTCTTGACGAGCCAACAAATTCTCTTGATGAAGATGGTGTTAAACTTGTAAGACAAATTTTGATAGAAGAAAAAACAAGGGGGGCAACAATATTACTGGCAAGTCATATAAAAGAAGATATAAATTTGCTGTGTGATTATAAATTTAAAGTTGATTCGGGAAAAGTTTACTTTTCGGAGGAAGGAAACAAAGATGAATAA
- a CDS encoding ABC transporter ATP-binding protein, whose product MIQLINVFKKYGEKIILNNICFTFEKGSIYIINGKNGSGKSTLLNIIAGYIKPDSGTIIINDEQCIGYVYQEDLLLTNLTVEENFYLKYLASKNINLNWYKCQKEEIFRILNLQKLKDKRVSFLSGGEKKRLQFAQLLLSQPHVFLLDEIFSALDEESEDVVIRILEKISKDKIIIIVSHKELNFKIETISLKLEEGRLILNDKRSL is encoded by the coding sequence ATGATACAATTAATTAATGTATTCAAAAAATATGGTGAGAAAATAATATTAAACAATATATGTTTCACTTTTGAAAAAGGGTCTATCTACATAATTAATGGGAAAAATGGCAGCGGAAAATCAACTCTTCTGAATATTATTGCAGGCTATATTAAACCAGATTCAGGCACAATCATAATAAATGATGAACAATGTATAGGTTATGTTTATCAAGAAGATCTTTTGTTAACAAATTTGACTGTTGAAGAAAATTTTTACTTAAAATACTTAGCATCAAAGAATATAAATTTAAATTGGTACAAATGTCAGAAGGAAGAGATTTTTAGAATTTTGAATTTACAAAAATTAAAAGATAAAAGAGTATCTTTTCTATCTGGGGGCGAAAAGAAACGCTTGCAGTTCGCACAGCTTTTGCTCTCTCAACCACATGTTTTTTTACTTGATGAGATATTTTCAGCTTTAGACGAAGAAAGTGAGGATGTTGTTATAAGAATACTTGAAAAAATTAGTAAAGACAAAATTATAATAATTGTGAGTCATAAAGAATTAAACTTTAAAATTGAAACAATAAGTTTGAAACTTGAAGAAGGGAGATTAATACTCAATGACAAAAGAAGTTTATAA
- a CDS encoding glycosidase, translating to MKKVFAKKDIFTRYSGNPIITVYDIPYSANAVFNAGAIKYKNEYLLLLRVEDRQGKSHLTVAKSADGKTNWKIEKSPLIYPQPTVFIYEEFGCEDPRITYIPEDDYYYITYTAYSRYGPAVALARTKNFKKVERLGLICPPNNKDAVLFPEKINGRYAMLHRPVAGDIEHIWIAYSSDLIHWGNHEVVLVEKGGPWWDGFKVGAGAVPIKTPEGWLIIYHGVKMMPSGPIYRLGAALLDLENPAKVKKRCPEWLLSPQEVYERIGDVNNVVFTCGAIVEDNQIYLYYGAADSCIALAFAEIDQILSILIEGDLQVK from the coding sequence ATGAAGAAGGTCTTTGCAAAAAAGGATATATTTACGCGCTACAGTGGAAATCCAATAATCACAGTATATGATATACCATACTCAGCAAACGCAGTTTTTAACGCAGGTGCTATAAAGTATAAAAATGAGTACCTACTGCTTTTGAGAGTTGAAGACAGGCAAGGAAAATCGCACCTTACCGTTGCAAAAAGCGCCGATGGCAAGACCAATTGGAAGATCGAAAAATCGCCCCTGATATACCCTCAGCCGACAGTTTTTATTTACGAAGAGTTTGGCTGTGAAGATCCCAGAATAACATACATCCCAGAGGATGATTACTATTACATCACATACACTGCATACTCCCGTTATGGTCCTGCTGTTGCTCTTGCACGAACTAAAAACTTTAAAAAAGTTGAAAGGCTTGGGCTGATTTGCCCTCCAAACAACAAAGACGCGGTTTTGTTCCCTGAAAAGATAAACGGAAGATATGCAATGCTGCACCGACCTGTTGCAGGTGATATTGAACATATCTGGATTGCATACTCATCAGACTTAATTCACTGGGGAAATCATGAGGTTGTACTTGTTGAAAAAGGTGGTCCTTGGTGGGACGGGTTTAAAGTTGGAGCAGGGGCTGTGCCAATAAAAACACCTGAAGGCTGGCTTATAATCTACCATGGTGTTAAGATGATGCCATCAGGCCCAATTTACAGGCTTGGCGCAGCACTTTTGGATTTAGAAAATCCTGCAAAGGTCAAAAAAAGATGTCCTGAGTGGCTCTTATCCCCTCAAGAGGTATATGAAAGAATTGGCGATGTGAACAATGTTGTGTTCACCTGCGGTGCAATTGTTGAAGACAATCAAATTTATCTTTACTATGGAGCTGCTGACTCTTGCATTGCTTTGGCATTTGCTGAGATTGACCAGATTTTGTCTATATTGATTGAAGGAGATTTGCAGGTAAAATAA